From a region of the Lactuca sativa cultivar Salinas chromosome 4, Lsat_Salinas_v11, whole genome shotgun sequence genome:
- the LOC111887162 gene encoding threonine--tRNA ligase, mitochondrial 1: protein MLCSQFLRRFSLHCRRSPLCTNVPRHLYGTSPSPSALMGKAANSAPKSSVSITKDDAYLQSVIPKRIELFESIKAQQIAHRQSISGDPIKVTLPDGTVKEGKKWATTPFDIAKEVSKSLASNALISQVDGVLWDMSRPLEGDCQLKIFTFDSDEGRDTFWHSSAHILGQALEMTYGCKLCIGPCTTRGEGFYYDGFYGELGLNDDHFDQIVSGAKKAVAEKQPFERIEVSRKQALEMFSDNKFKVEIISDLPEDKTITVYRCGPLVDLCRGPHIPNTAFVKAIACLKASAAYWRGNKDRESLQRVYGISYPDQKRLKEYIALLEEAKKYDHRELGKKQELFFFHPLSPGSCFFLPHGTRITKKLIAFIQTEYEKRGYSEVTTPNMFNMQLWETSGHAANYKENMFVFDIEKQEFGLKPMNCPGHCLIFDNRVRSYRELPLRIADFGVLHRNEASGALTGLTRVRRFQQDDAHIFCRESQIKDEVKSVLEFINYAYDIFGFTFELKLSTRPEKYLGDIETWEKAETALADALNEFGKPWQINEADGAFYGPKIDISVSDAMKRKFQCATLQLDFQLPQRFNLSYSAEDESKRERPVMIHRAILGSVERMFAILLEHYKGKWPFWLSPRQAIVCPVSDKSQAYGQQVMDQIHEAGYYVDIDKSDRTIQKKVREAQLAQYNYILVVGEEEVNTGKVSVRVRDKQEHSVKTIPDLLQHFKEEVAAFH, encoded by the exons ATGCTATGTTCCCAATTCCTTAGGCGATTCTCCCTTCATTGCCGCCGTTCGCCGTTGTGTACCAACGTTCCTCGTCACTTGTACGGCACGTCACCATCTCCATCAGCACTGATGGGAAAGGCTGCAAACTCCGCTCCAAAGTCTTCGGTATCAATTACCAAGGACGATGCTTATCTTCAATCAGTTATCCCCAAACGAATCGAACTTTTTGAGTCCATCAAAGCTCAACAGATTGCGCATCGCCAGTCTATTTCCGGCGACCCAATCAA GGTTACTTTACCGGATGGGACTGTGAAGGAGGGGAAGAAATGGGCAACAACTCCTTTCGATATAGCGAAGGAGGTATCCAAGAGCTTAGCGTCAAATGCTTTGATTTCTCAGGTGGATGGAGTACTTTGGGATATGTCAAGGCCCTTGGAAGGTGATTGTCAGCTTAAAATATTCACTTTTGATAGTGATGAGGGTCGTGACACATTTTGGCATTCAAGTGCTCATATTCTTGGCCAG GCCCTTGAAATGACATATGGATGCAAATTGTGCATTGGGCCATGTACTACAAGAGGAGAG GGTTTCTACTATGATGGTTTCTATGGTGAACTGGGATTAAATGATGATCACTTTGACCAAATTGTTTCTGGAGCAAAGAAAGCTGTTGCT GAAAAACAACCTTTTGAGCGAATTGAAGTGTCACGAAAGCAGGCTCTTGAAATGTTTTCTGATAATAAGTTTAAG GTTGAAATTATTAGTGATCTACCTGAAGATAAGACTATCACAGTTTACAGATGTGGCCCGTTAGTTGATTTGTGTCGTGGGCCCCATATACCAAACACCGCTTTTGTCAAAGCAATTGCTTGCTTAAag GCTTCAGCTGCTTACTGGAGGGGGAACAAGGATCGTGAAAGCTTACAAAGAGTCTATGGGATATCTTATCCTGACCAAAAACGTCTCAAG GAATACATTGCCCTGCTGGAGGAAGCCAAAAAATATGACCACAGAGAACTGGGCAAAAAACAAGAACTTTTCTTTTTCCATCCACTTAG ccCAGGGAGTTGTTTCTTCCTTCCCCATGGTACTCGAATAACTAAAAAATTAATCGCATTTATACAAACAGAGTATGAAAAAAGAGGTTATTCAGAg GTTACCACACCAAATATGTTCAACATGCAACTATGGGAAACTTCAGGCCATGCTGCCAACTACAAAGAGAACATGTTTGTATTTGAT ATTGAAAAGCAAGAATTCGGGCTTAAGCCAATGAATTGTCCAGGACATTGCTTGATATTTGATAACAGAGTTCGTTCGTATAGAG AACTTCCACTTCGCATAGCTGACTTTGGAGTTTTGCATCGCAATGAAGCCAGTGGTGCGTTGACTGGTTTGACCCGTGTTCGAAGATTCCAGCAG GATGATGCTCATATTTTTTGTAGAGAATCACAG ATAAAAGATGAAGTGAAGAGTGTTTTGGAGTTCATCAATTACGCATATGATATATTTGGTTTCACCTTCGAACTGAAGCTATCAACA AGGCCAGAGAAGTATCTTGGAGATATAGAAACATGGGAAAAAGCCGAAACCGCCCTTGCGGATGCATTGAATGAATTCGGGAAGCCATGGCAGATCAACGAAGCTGACGGGGCATTTTACGGGCCGAAAATCGATATATCCGTTTCTGACGCCATGAAAAGGAAATTTCAATGTGCCACACTACag CTGGACTTCCAACTCCCTCAACGTTTCAATCTATCGTATTCGGCTGAAGATGAAAGTAAAAGGGAAAGACCAGTGATGATACACAGAGCTATTTTAGGAAGTGTGGAACGTATGTTTGCTATACTTTTGGAACATTATAAAGGAAAATGGCCTTTTTGGCTTAGTCCACGTCAAGCAATTGTTTGCCCTGTCTCTGACAAGTCACAAGCCTATGGTCAACAG GTTATGGACCAGATTCATGAAGCTGGTTATTATGTTGACATTGATAAATCCGATAGAACAATCCAGAAAAAG GTAAGGGAAGCTCAGTTGGCGCAGTATAACTACATACTGGTTGTTGGTGAAGAGGAAGTCAACACTGGAAAG GTAAGTGTGCGAGTGAGAGACAAGCAGGAACATTCGGTGAAAACCATTCCTGATCTTCTTCAACATTTCAAGGAAGAAGTTGCAGCTTTTCATTAG